In Maridesulfovibrio sp., the following proteins share a genomic window:
- the rimO gene encoding 30S ribosomal protein S12 methylthiotransferase RimO produces the protein MNKTRIYTISLGCPKNRVDTEVMLGAFGSDMTPALSAEESDLILINTCGFIGPATEESVDTILEAADAIKDLTPRPVLAVAGCLVSRYGKLTEQIPEVDLWLSTRELGQWPALVSSALAGNLPAEFPARQRALSTGAAYAYLKISEGCSHSCRFCTIPSIRGPHVSREIHGLVDESRYILDQGVPEIVIVGQDTTAYGSDLDDKETNLRALIEKLLPLKGLEWLRLMYLYPAGLTDSMLSFLAGAGKPLLPYFDIPVQHAHPDVLSSMGRPFARDPRKVIDRVRKHIPEAVLRTSIIVGYPGETEEHFKTLVDFVKETRFQNLGVFAYQPEEGTPAGEMAQLPEELREERRQQLMEVQSEISREILEEKVGDTIQVLVEEPNDEWPGLFNGRVWFQAPEVDGITYVSAPEDSMELKPGMLVQAEIDSVTDYDLVTLVK, from the coding sequence ATGAATAAAACAAGAATTTACACCATCAGTCTTGGCTGTCCGAAAAACCGGGTTGATACCGAAGTAATGCTCGGAGCATTCGGATCAGACATGACTCCTGCTCTTTCAGCAGAAGAATCGGACCTTATTCTGATCAACACCTGCGGCTTCATCGGACCTGCGACAGAAGAGTCCGTAGATACAATCCTTGAAGCTGCCGACGCCATCAAAGACCTCACCCCGCGCCCGGTTCTGGCTGTTGCCGGATGTCTGGTCAGCCGCTACGGAAAGCTTACCGAACAGATACCGGAAGTGGATCTCTGGCTCTCCACCCGTGAACTTGGCCAGTGGCCCGCATTGGTGTCCAGTGCTCTTGCCGGCAACCTCCCTGCGGAATTCCCTGCCCGACAGCGAGCCCTCAGCACAGGCGCGGCTTACGCATATCTGAAAATAAGCGAGGGCTGCTCCCACTCCTGTAGGTTCTGTACCATTCCTTCCATCCGCGGTCCCCATGTGAGCCGGGAGATACACGGTCTGGTGGATGAATCCCGCTATATTCTTGATCAGGGCGTGCCGGAGATTGTTATTGTAGGGCAGGATACCACAGCTTACGGTTCCGACCTTGACGATAAGGAAACAAACCTGCGTGCACTGATTGAGAAACTGCTGCCTCTCAAGGGGCTGGAATGGCTGAGGCTGATGTATCTCTATCCTGCCGGGCTGACAGATTCCATGCTGTCGTTCCTCGCCGGAGCAGGAAAACCGCTGCTTCCTTATTTCGATATCCCGGTGCAGCATGCCCACCCGGATGTTCTTTCATCCATGGGCCGCCCCTTTGCCCGTGATCCGCGCAAGGTAATTGACCGGGTTCGCAAACATATCCCCGAGGCAGTGCTGCGCACCAGCATCATTGTCGGATATCCCGGAGAAACTGAAGAACATTTCAAAACACTGGTGGATTTTGTAAAAGAAACCCGCTTCCAGAATCTCGGTGTTTTCGCCTACCAGCCCGAAGAAGGCACTCCGGCCGGAGAAATGGCACAACTGCCAGAAGAATTGCGCGAAGAGCGCAGACAACAGCTCATGGAAGTGCAGTCTGAAATAAGCCGTGAGATCCTTGAAGAAAAAGTCGGCGATACAATTCAGGTTCTGGTGGAAGAGCCAAATGATGAATGGCCCGGTCTGTTCAACGGACGGGTCTGGTTTCAAGCCCCGGAAGTGGACGGTATCACCTACGTCAGTGCACCGGAAGACAGCATGGAGCTAAAGCCGGGAATGCTGGTTCAAGCCGAAATTGACAGCGTTACAGACTACGATCTGGTGACTCTGGTTAAATAA
- a CDS encoding C25 family cysteine peptidase, which translates to MIKFNKIFITILVLSCLLLISGCKLNGLKKTAEPVPAPVLAPVKVSEAPYTEEKESIIVCTEDFMRAAHYFSYLHREFEGVKSVILKVPSCNGTAESVDKVVSGVRDLVDRLNKNGRVMSVLILGNREIVPSAHFSVANGTDVYFSDYAYGGSAMSPENALPVGRIPARDCAEAEAVGAKYERWYGDREFRPAWPVSFIGGEGFSDQGLSDSELIFFNLQQEGIAGPEAIRYLGAAGGCTPQRLQQSLAEDDVSVQWIALKAGPEGFRAGNGIVSVSDIMELEYKPGLPVVLNPYCEVSGSNSTLPTPAEAVVLSPGGGLAMMTGCNSEGDIKAELDDGRVFRVDSSGTPRLLLEFHKAYFSGKHRIGDALVEARSQFVQNMLKGEKPGPLYDLVFYGDPVMSLPLPVRTESPFFKGLNVVGKSKKQQGVAVFAVNSTVSFAMEEGGIYPSARLQVVDRSDGKIVSAMKVEEDDIFNFMADGEGQYLLYSRPLDGPLAWQFFDVRKNDNLNKTPVAAVKKRTTPAPRISAGLKPVNYAVQVSSNRREKSAVKMSKQLAGQGYEAYVVEVPASNNRKWYCVRFGRFDKWSDAVEASAEYERKEQADAKIVRCNDG; encoded by the coding sequence ATGATTAAGTTTAATAAAATTTTTATCACCATCTTGGTTTTGTCATGCCTGCTGCTGATTTCCGGCTGCAAGCTTAATGGACTCAAAAAAACTGCTGAGCCTGTTCCTGCTCCTGTTCTTGCTCCGGTAAAAGTTTCCGAGGCTCCTTATACCGAGGAGAAGGAAAGTATAATTGTCTGCACTGAAGATTTTATGCGTGCCGCCCACTACTTTTCTTATCTGCATCGCGAGTTCGAGGGCGTAAAGTCCGTTATTCTTAAAGTTCCATCGTGTAATGGAACTGCCGAATCTGTGGATAAGGTAGTGTCCGGGGTGCGTGATCTGGTCGACCGTTTGAACAAAAACGGCAGGGTCATGTCTGTGCTCATCCTCGGTAACCGTGAGATTGTTCCCTCTGCACATTTTTCCGTTGCCAACGGAACTGATGTTTATTTTTCCGACTATGCATACGGCGGATCGGCCATGTCTCCTGAGAATGCACTTCCTGTAGGCAGGATTCCGGCTCGCGACTGCGCCGAGGCTGAAGCTGTGGGGGCCAAGTATGAGCGCTGGTACGGTGATCGTGAGTTCCGTCCGGCATGGCCTGTTTCTTTTATTGGCGGAGAAGGTTTCTCTGATCAAGGTCTTTCCGATTCAGAGTTGATTTTTTTCAACCTGCAGCAGGAAGGCATAGCCGGACCGGAAGCTATCCGCTATCTGGGCGCGGCCGGCGGGTGTACCCCGCAGCGGTTGCAGCAGTCACTGGCCGAAGACGATGTCTCTGTGCAGTGGATTGCTCTGAAGGCCGGTCCTGAAGGTTTCCGGGCCGGAAATGGCATTGTCTCTGTTTCTGATATTATGGAACTGGAATATAAGCCCGGACTGCCGGTTGTGCTTAATCCATACTGTGAGGTCTCCGGGTCCAATTCAACTTTGCCAACACCGGCTGAAGCTGTAGTGCTTTCTCCCGGCGGCGGTCTTGCGATGATGACCGGCTGCAACAGCGAGGGCGATATTAAGGCGGAATTGGATGACGGCCGTGTTTTCCGGGTTGATTCAAGCGGAACACCGCGTTTGCTGCTGGAGTTTCATAAAGCTTATTTCAGCGGTAAGCACCGTATAGGGGACGCCCTTGTCGAGGCTCGCTCACAATTTGTCCAGAATATGTTGAAGGGTGAAAAGCCCGGCCCACTTTATGACCTTGTGTTTTATGGTGATCCGGTAATGTCTCTTCCTTTGCCGGTACGGACAGAGTCGCCTTTCTTCAAAGGTTTGAATGTGGTTGGAAAATCTAAGAAACAGCAGGGTGTTGCTGTTTTTGCGGTTAATTCAACCGTGTCTTTTGCCATGGAAGAAGGGGGGATTTATCCGTCCGCCCGTTTGCAGGTGGTCGATAGAAGTGATGGGAAGATCGTTTCAGCTATGAAAGTTGAAGAGGATGACATTTTCAACTTCATGGCTGACGGTGAAGGGCAGTATCTCCTTTATTCCCGCCCGTTGGATGGTCCTTTGGCATGGCAGTTCTTTGATGTGCGTAAAAATGACAATTTGAACAAGACGCCCGTCGCCGCAGTGAAGAAGCGTACAACTCCGGCTCCAAGGATCAGCGCCGGGCTGAAACCTGTGAATTATGCGGTGCAGGTCAGCTCCAACCGCAGGGAAAAATCCGCTGTTAAGATGAGTAAGCAGCTGGCCGGTCAGGGATACGAAGCCTATGTCGTTGAGGTCCCTGCAAGTAACAATCGCAAATGGTATTGCGTTCGTTTTGGACGTTTTGATAAGTGGTCTGATGCTGTGGAAGCCTCTGCAGAGTATGAACGCAAAGAGCAGGCAGATGCTAAGATTGTCCGCTGTAATGACGGTTGA
- a CDS encoding glycosyltransferase family 9 protein: MKDNYTKIALWQTAFLGDAVLTLPLIKGLALRFPEAEIHLFVRKGVEALFAGQPELAGVHAFDKRGAQKGLGAARAYGAELGRQGFDLFISAHTSMRSAVVAMSSSIKDRIGYDAPWYNRFVYSQTVQRRFDELEEVERLLALGGPLGISGKALEVMLELPADVLGEAESFFKGLGDVPIVGIHPGSTWETKKWPERNFAEVIDKCVAAGYKVIFFGGPDEKELCSSILKQVRKADAVVSLAGKLGLQQLAAYIRQLDVYLTNDSGPMHIAWIQKVPVVAMFGPTVRRFGFFPRGDNSTVLESPEELKCRPCGLHGGRVCREKHHKCMTDITVEMVWNRISQHIEESRDD, encoded by the coding sequence ATGAAAGATAATTATACAAAAATAGCCTTGTGGCAGACTGCTTTTCTTGGTGATGCAGTTCTGACTTTACCCTTGATCAAGGGACTTGCCTTACGTTTTCCAGAAGCAGAGATCCATCTTTTCGTTCGCAAGGGTGTGGAAGCCTTGTTCGCAGGTCAACCGGAACTGGCTGGCGTGCACGCCTTTGACAAACGCGGAGCCCAAAAGGGATTGGGCGCGGCCCGCGCCTACGGTGCGGAGCTGGGAAGGCAGGGCTTTGATCTGTTTATTTCTGCGCATACCAGCATGCGCTCGGCTGTGGTTGCCATGTCCTCAAGCATAAAGGACCGCATAGGTTATGATGCCCCTTGGTACAACCGTTTTGTTTATTCGCAGACAGTGCAGCGGCGTTTTGATGAGCTGGAAGAAGTTGAAAGACTGCTGGCGCTCGGCGGGCCTTTGGGAATTTCCGGAAAGGCCCTGGAAGTTATGCTTGAACTTCCCGCTGATGTGCTGGGTGAGGCAGAGTCCTTTTTCAAAGGACTGGGTGATGTGCCCATTGTAGGAATTCATCCCGGGTCAACCTGGGAAACCAAGAAGTGGCCTGAACGTAATTTTGCCGAAGTGATCGATAAGTGCGTTGCTGCCGGTTACAAGGTTATTTTCTTCGGCGGCCCTGATGAAAAAGAACTTTGCAGCTCTATTCTCAAGCAGGTCAGGAAGGCTGACGCGGTTGTCAGTCTGGCTGGAAAACTGGGGTTGCAGCAGCTGGCAGCGTATATACGGCAGCTGGATGTTTACCTGACGAATGATTCAGGACCAATGCATATTGCGTGGATTCAGAAAGTTCCGGTAGTGGCCATGTTTGGTCCCACTGTACGCAGGTTTGGCTTTTTTCCGCGGGGAGACAACTCCACTGTGCTGGAAAGTCCGGAAGAGCTGAAATGCAGACCATGCGGTTTGCACGGCGGCAGGGTCTGTCGGGAAAAACACCATAAATGCATGACGGATATAACGGTTGAAATGGTTTGGAACAGGATTTCTCAGCATATTGAAGAGAGCAGAGATGATTAA
- a CDS encoding DUF202 domain-containing protein gives MAGLDKDPLDNNELARMRTLLANERTFLAWCRTALGLFGFGFVIEKARLYMEKMMPGTPAVMLREMNFLGVFIIISGMVILASAAFRFYRFEQSVGARVRWTTPYPEMLVTVAVGVVLIVSSMAGRIFF, from the coding sequence ATGGCTGGATTGGATAAAGACCCGCTGGATAATAACGAACTTGCCAGAATGAGGACCCTGCTGGCAAATGAACGCACTTTTCTGGCTTGGTGCCGGACTGCTCTGGGGTTGTTCGGTTTTGGCTTCGTTATCGAAAAAGCCAGATTGTATATGGAAAAAATGATGCCCGGAACCCCGGCAGTGATGCTGCGCGAGATGAATTTTCTAGGTGTGTTCATCATTATTTCAGGGATGGTTATTCTGGCCAGTGCGGCATTTCGCTTTTACCGTTTTGAACAGAGCGTCGGGGCCCGGGTTCGTTGGACAACTCCATATCCTGAAATGCTGGTTACAGTGGCGGTAGGGGTGGTTCTGATTGTCAGCAGTATGGCCGGGCGAATATTTTTTTGA
- the glpX gene encoding class II fructose-bisphosphatase: MEAPQRNLALDLVRVTEAAALASARWLGRGDKNAGDQAAVDAMRLSFNSLEISGTVVIGEGEKDHAPMLYNGEKLGVGEGPGMDVAVDPVEGTNLLAYGRPNAISVVGVAPTGMMLDPGPSYYMQKLVVPTAARNMVDINAPVKDNLNKIAKALNKDVDDLVVFVLEKPRHHGLIQEIRDAGARIQLHTDGDVAGALMVVDPRSPVDVMIGTGGTPEGVLSACAIRIMGGEMFAKFDPQSESEKSALEDQGYDLRNIMTVNDLVKSDDIFFSATGISGGTFLRGVRYLGYGAETTSLVMRGKTGTVRHIEAVHTWDKLMKISAVKYD; encoded by the coding sequence ATGGAAGCTCCCCAGAGAAATTTGGCTCTTGACCTTGTTAGGGTAACCGAGGCTGCAGCACTGGCTTCTGCCAGATGGCTTGGCCGGGGTGATAAAAACGCCGGTGATCAGGCTGCTGTTGATGCCATGCGTCTTAGTTTCAACAGTCTTGAAATCAGCGGAACTGTTGTTATCGGTGAAGGCGAAAAAGACCATGCCCCCATGCTCTACAACGGCGAGAAGCTCGGCGTTGGCGAAGGTCCGGGCATGGACGTTGCCGTAGACCCGGTTGAAGGTACCAACCTGCTGGCATACGGTCGCCCCAACGCAATCTCTGTTGTGGGTGTTGCCCCTACCGGAATGATGCTTGATCCGGGCCCCAGCTATTATATGCAGAAGCTGGTTGTGCCTACTGCCGCAAGGAACATGGTCGACATCAACGCACCGGTCAAGGACAACCTGAACAAAATCGCAAAAGCACTGAATAAAGACGTGGACGACCTCGTTGTCTTCGTTCTGGAGAAACCCCGTCACCATGGCCTGATTCAGGAAATCCGTGATGCCGGAGCGCGTATCCAGCTGCACACTGACGGTGACGTTGCCGGTGCTCTGATGGTTGTTGATCCCCGCAGTCCTGTTGATGTTATGATCGGAACCGGCGGAACTCCTGAGGGTGTTCTTTCTGCTTGCGCCATCCGCATCATGGGCGGTGAAATGTTCGCTAAATTCGATCCCCAGTCTGAGTCTGAAAAAAGTGCTCTCGAAGATCAGGGCTATGATTTGCGCAACATCATGACCGTAAATGATCTGGTGAAGAGTGATGATATCTTCTTCTCTGCCACCGGTATTTCCGGCGGAACATTCCTGCGCGGTGTGCGCTATCTCGGCTACGGCGCAGAAACCACTTCCCTCGTTATGCGCGGTAAGACCGGAACAGTACGTCACATCGAAGCTGTCCACACATGGGACAAGCTGATGAAGATCAGTGCAGTTAAGTACGACTAG